A single genomic interval of Gavia stellata isolate bGavSte3 chromosome 31, bGavSte3.hap2, whole genome shotgun sequence harbors:
- the POLB gene encoding DNA polymerase beta: MSKRKAPQESPNEGITDFLTELANYERNVNRAVHKYNAYRKAASVISRYPSKIRSGAEAKKLDGVGAKIAEKIDEFLSTGKLRKLEKIRQDDTSASINLLTRVTGIGPAAARKFVEEGIRTLEDLRKNEHKLTHHQRIGLKYFEDFEKRIPREEMLQMQEIVLKEVKKLDPNYIATVCGSFRRGAESSGDMDVLLTHPNFTSESSKQSKLLRQVVEQLEKVHFVTDMLSKGDTKFMGVCQLPNKEDGTAYPHRRIDIRLIPKDQYYCGVLYFTGSDIFNKNMRTHALEMGFTINEYTIRPLGVTGVAGEALPVECEKDIFDYIQWKYRDPKDRSE; the protein is encoded by the exons ATGAGCAAGCGGAAGGCTCCCCAGGAGAGCCCCAACGAGGGCATCACCGACTTCCTTACAG AGCTGGCCAATTACGAGCGCAACGTCAACCGGGCCGTTCACAAGTACAACGCGTACAG gaaagcagcctCGGTTATTTCCCGGTATCCTAGCAAGATACGGAGCGGGGCCGAAGCCAAGAAGCTG GATGGAGTAGGTGCTAAAATAGCTGAGAAGATAGATGAGTTCTTATCCACTGGAAAACTACGCAAATTGGAAAAG ATTCGACAAGATGATACAAGTGCATCTATCAATCTCCTGACACGAGTTACTGGCATTGG tcctgctgctgctagGAAGTTTGTCGAGGAAGGAATTAGGACTTTAGAAG ATCTAAGAAAAAATGAGCACAAGCTGACCCATCACCAGCGAATTGGGTTGAA ATATTTTGAAGATTTTGAGAAAAGAATCCCGAGGGAAGAAATGCTGCAAATGCAG GAAATTGTGCTGAAAGAGGTAAAGAAGCTGGACCCAAACTATATTGCTACAGTCTGTGGCAGTTTTAGACGAG GCGCAGAGTCAAGCGGCGATATGGATGTTCTCCTAACCCATCCGAATTTCACATCTGAATCATCCAAACAG TCAAAACTTCTGCGTCAAGTTGTAGAACAACTGGAAAAAGTCCACTTTGTCACAGATATGCTGTCTAAAGGTGACACCAAATTCATG GGTGTCTGTCAACTGCCAAATAAAGAAGATGGAACAGCCTATCCCCACAGGAGAATTGATATCCG GCTTATCCCCAAAGATCAGTATTACTGTGGTGTACTGTATTTCACAGGAAGTGATATATTTAATAAGAACATGAGAACTCACGCTCTGGAAATGGGCTTCACGATCAATGAGTATACAATCCGTCCCCTGGGTGTCACTG GAGTCGCTGGGGAGGCCCTACCAGTAGAATGTGAAAAAGACATCTTTGACTATATCCAGTGGAAATACCGAGACCCAAAGGATCGGAGTGAATAA